The Budorcas taxicolor isolate Tak-1 chromosome 18, Takin1.1, whole genome shotgun sequence genome window below encodes:
- the C5AR1 gene encoding C5a anaphylatoxin chemotactic receptor 1 produces the protein MDSMALSTPDYSDYDKWTSNPDDRVDDSSYTHRLRAPDVIALVIFAAVFLIGVPGNAMVVWVTGSEVKRTVNAIWFLNLAVADFLSCLALPILFTSIIQQNHWSFGDAACRILPSLILLNMYASILLLATISADRFLLVFNPVWCQNYRGARVAWLACTVAWSLALLLTIPSFVFRQVYVEHYPPKTMCVVAYGRGHEYAEKAVAIVRLAVGFLGPLVTLAICYTFLLLRAWSRTATRSAKTLKVVVAVVTSFFVFWLPYQVTGMMLAFFEPQWDSFKLVSSLDALCVSLAYINCCINPIIYVFAAQGFHARFLKTLPARVRGVLTEESVRRESKSQTLSTVDTPALKSQAV, from the coding sequence GACTCCATGGCTCTCAGCACTCCTGATTACTCTGATTATGACAAATGGACCTCGAACCCCGACGACCGGGTGGATGACTCTTCCTACACCCACAGACTGCGAGCCCCAGATGTGATTGCCCTGGTGATCTTCGCAGCCGTCTTCCTGATCGGGGTGCCTGGCAATGCCATGGTGGTCTGGGTGACAGGGTCCGAGGTCAAGCGGACCGTCAACGCCATCTGGTTTCTCAACCTAGCGGTGGCCGACTTCCTCTCCTGCCTGGCGCTGCCCATCTTGTTTACATCCATTATCCAGCAGAACCACTGGTCCTTTGGTGACGCTGCCTGTCGAATCCTGCCCTCTCTCATCCTTCTCAACATGTACGCCAGCATCTTACTCCTGGCCACCATCAGCGCCGACCGCTTCCTGCTGGTGTTCAATCCCGTCTGGTGCCAGAACTACCGAGGGGCCCGTGTGGCCTGGCTGGCCTGCACCGTGGCCTGGAGCTTGGCTCTGCTGCTGACCATACCTTCCTTTGTGTTCCGTCAGGTCTACGTAGAGCACTACCCGCCCAAGACGATGTGTGTCGTCGCATACGGTAGGGGCCATGAATATGCGGAGAAAGCCGTGGCCATCGTCCGGCTGGCTGTGGGCTTCCTGGGGCCGCTGGTCACGCTTGCAATCTGTTACACCTTCCTCCTGCTTCGGGCATGGAGCCGCACTGCCACGCGCTCCGCCAAGACGCTCAAGGTGGTGGTGGCCGTGGTGACCAGCTTCTTTGTCTTCTGGCTGCCCTACCAGGTGACGGGGATGATGCTGGCCTTTTTCGAGCCGCAATGGGACAGCTTCAAACTCGTGTCCAGTCTAGATGCCCTGTGCGTCTCCCTAGCTTATATCAACTGCTGCATTAACCCCATCATTTATGTGTTCGCTGCCCAGGGCTTTCACGCCCGGTTCCTGAAGACCCTCCCCGCCAGGGTCCGAGGCGTGTTGACTGAAGAGTCGGTACGCAGGGAGAGCAAGTCCCAGACGCTCTCCACGGTGGACACCCCGGCCCTGAAGAGCCAGGCGGTGTAA
- the C5AR2 gene encoding C5a anaphylatoxin chemotactic receptor 2 yields MENTSLGNEYGDYGDLPDLPVDCADGSCISIDLLHATPLLLYAAVFLVGVPGNAMMAWVTWKEARQRVSAIWFLQLAVADLLCCLSLPILAVSVAHKGHWLYGAVGCRTLPSLILLSMYASVLLLATLSMDLCLLALRPIWWGAAGRACRVRAVCGTCWGLALLLTVPSAIYRRLHQEHFPHRLECVVDYGGSTVAENSVTATRFIFGFLAPLVVVVVCHGALLCHATRRRWPLGLAVVVGFFVCWAPYHALGLILTLAAPHSTLLAKALRAEPLVVGLALAHSCLNPMLFLYFGQAQLRQSLPAACRWALKEPQSEDESMVSKKSTSHDLVSEMEV; encoded by the coding sequence ATGGAGAACACTTCTCTTGGCAACGAGTATGGGGACTACGGCGACCTTCCGGATCTCCCGGTGGACTGCGCTGACGGCTCCTGCATCTCCATTGACCTCCTCCACGCGACCCCACTCCTGCTGTATGCCGCCGTCTTCCTGGTGGGGGTGCCGGGCAATGCCATGATGGCCTGGGTGACCTGGAAAGAGGCCCGCCAGAGGGTCAGTGCCATCTGGTTCCTCCAACTGGCCGTAGCAGACCTGCTCTGCTGTTTGTCTCTCCCCATCCTGGCGGTGTCGGTCGCCCACAAGGGCCATTGGCTGTACGGGGCAGTGGGCTGCCGGACTCTGCCCTCTCTCATCCTGCTCTCCATGTATGCCAGCGTCCTCCTCCTGGCCACTCTCAGCATGGACCTTTGCCTGCTGGCCCTCAGGCCCATCTGGTGGGGGGCAGCCGGGCGGGCGTGCAGGGTGCGGGCAGTCTGTGGGACATGCTGGGGGCTGGCCCTGCTGCTCACTGTGCCCTCAGCCATCTACCGCCGGCTGCATCAGGAGCATTTCCCACACCGGCTGGAGTGTGTGGTGGACTACGGTGGCTCGACCGTGGCTGAAAACTCAGTGACGGCCACCCggtttatttttggctttctGGCGCCGCTGGTGGTCGTGGTCGTCTGCCACGGTGCCCTCCTGTGTCATGCTACCCGACGCCGCTGGCCACTGGGCCTGGCCGTCGTGGTGGGGTTTTTTGTCTGCTGGGCCCCCTACCACGCGCTGGGATTGATACTCACCTTGGCGGCCCCACACTCCACCCTCCTGGCCAAGGCCCTGCGGGCTGAACCCTTGGTGGTGGGCCTGGCCCTTGCTCACAGCTGCCTCAATCCCATGCTTTTCCTCTATTTTGGGCAGGCTCAACTGCGCCAGTCTCTGCCAGCTGCATGTCGCTGGGCCCTGAAGGAGCCACAGAGCGAGGATGAAAGTATGGTCAGCAAGAAATCGACTAGCCACGACCTGGTCTCAGAGATGGAAGTGTAG